Proteins co-encoded in one Flavobacterium fluviale genomic window:
- a CDS encoding alpha/beta hydrolase codes for MKKVYLLTLLISFSTFAQKTFDNIKSEKLGEERRITIGLPASYEANKTKKYPVLYLLDGDYLFDPFSGAVSYGSYWDDIPEMIIIGIHQNKDGERFDDTTIDQNNGLPFEKGAQFFEFIGAELIPYIEKKYRTSPFRMIAGHDLTASFANFYLYKENPLFNAYICLSPELAPKMEVRIPEKFAKIKQPIFYYLSAAEGDIKKIKEPIEKLDSNIKIANNPLVNYKYDVFKGTTHYTEVLHSIPSALYQIFEVYRPINSEEYKNKIAVLESGYAEYLEQKYNTMSEVMGVQIPVRMSDFKVIENIILKKNAYSELGKMAEIGNVHYPKAMLGEYELGLMYEKQGDPKHASKKYQNASQMEPIGDLNKDLMYEKIDEMNTLAKKK; via the coding sequence ATGAAAAAAGTTTACCTACTGACACTTTTGATTTCATTTTCAACGTTTGCCCAAAAAACGTTCGACAACATTAAATCAGAAAAACTGGGAGAAGAACGTAGAATTACAATTGGACTTCCTGCTTCTTACGAAGCCAACAAAACCAAAAAATATCCTGTTCTTTATTTATTAGATGGAGATTATTTATTTGATCCTTTTTCTGGAGCTGTAAGTTACGGTTCTTATTGGGATGATATTCCAGAAATGATTATTATTGGAATTCACCAAAACAAAGACGGAGAACGTTTTGACGACACAACAATCGATCAAAACAACGGACTTCCCTTTGAAAAAGGAGCACAATTTTTCGAATTTATCGGAGCAGAACTGATTCCGTATATCGAAAAAAAATACCGTACTTCTCCATTTAGAATGATTGCCGGACATGATTTAACAGCCAGTTTTGCTAATTTTTATTTGTATAAAGAAAATCCGCTTTTTAATGCCTATATCTGTCTTAGTCCAGAATTGGCGCCAAAAATGGAAGTCCGTATACCAGAGAAATTTGCCAAAATAAAACAGCCTATATTTTATTACCTATCGGCAGCAGAGGGCGATATTAAAAAGATAAAAGAACCGATAGAAAAATTAGACAGCAATATTAAAATCGCCAATAATCCGTTAGTAAATTATAAATACGACGTTTTTAAAGGCACCACGCATTATACAGAAGTACTGCATTCGATTCCGAGTGCACTTTATCAGATTTTTGAGGTCTACAGACCAATTAATTCTGAGGAATATAAAAATAAAATTGCCGTTCTTGAATCGGGTTATGCCGAATATCTGGAACAAAAATACAACACCATGTCTGAGGTTATGGGAGTTCAGATTCCAGTAAGAATGAGCGATTTCAAAGTAATTGAAAATATTATTTTGAAAAAGAACGCATACAGTGAATTAGGAAAAATGGCTGAAATAGGAAATGTACATTATCCAAAAGCCATGTTAGGAGAATATGAATTAGGATTAATGTATGAAAAACAAGGCGATCCAAAACATGCATCAAAAAAATACCAAAATGCTTCGCAAATGGAGCCAATTGGTGATTTGAACAAAGATTTGATGTATGAGAAAATCGACGAAATGAATACGCTCGCGAAAAAAAAGTAA
- a CDS encoding aldo/keto reductase — protein MKYTTLPNTDIKVSKICLGTMTFGQQNTEAEGHEQMDYALERGVNFFDTAEMYSVPASEATYGSTEKIIGTWFKKSGNRDKVILASKIAGPNANFGYMREKLDFSPASIKYAVENSLKRLQTDYIDLYQMHWPERKTNNFGQRAFHGHDDVWEDNFREILETFDGLIKEGKIKHIGVSNENSWGMMRLLEESKYQNLPRIKTVQNPYSLLNRLFEVNSAEVSKYENVGLLGYSPLAFGVLTGKFLTGESHPKARINLFPQYKRYNSDQCTEATKLYQEIAKKHGLTLTQLAMGFVLQQPFLTSAIIGATTMEQLKENIDTIDVVLSKQILAEIDAVQAIIPDPAP, from the coding sequence ATGAAATACACAACATTACCCAACACCGACATAAAAGTTAGTAAAATCTGCCTTGGAACAATGACTTTTGGGCAGCAGAATACAGAAGCTGAAGGACACGAACAAATGGATTATGCTCTTGAAAGAGGCGTTAATTTCTTTGACACAGCCGAAATGTATTCTGTTCCTGCAAGCGAAGCAACTTACGGAAGTACAGAAAAAATTATAGGAACTTGGTTTAAAAAATCAGGAAATAGAGACAAAGTGATTTTGGCTTCAAAAATCGCAGGTCCAAATGCGAATTTTGGATATATGCGTGAGAAATTGGACTTTTCTCCAGCGAGTATTAAATATGCGGTTGAAAATAGTTTAAAAAGACTTCAAACCGATTATATCGATTTGTACCAAATGCACTGGCCGGAAAGAAAAACCAATAATTTTGGACAACGCGCTTTCCACGGACATGATGATGTTTGGGAGGATAATTTTAGAGAAATCTTAGAAACTTTCGACGGATTAATTAAAGAAGGTAAAATCAAACATATAGGAGTTTCAAATGAAAATTCTTGGGGAATGATGCGTCTTTTAGAAGAAAGCAAATATCAAAATCTGCCAAGAATTAAAACCGTTCAAAATCCGTATTCATTATTGAACCGTTTATTTGAAGTGAATTCTGCAGAAGTTTCGAAATATGAAAATGTTGGTTTATTAGGATATTCTCCATTAGCCTTTGGAGTTTTGACTGGTAAATTCTTAACTGGAGAAAGTCATCCGAAAGCGAGAATTAATCTTTTTCCACAATATAAACGCTACAATAGTGATCAATGTACCGAAGCAACGAAATTGTATCAGGAAATCGCTAAAAAACACGGTTTAACGTTAACGCAATTGGCAATGGGCTTTGTATTGCAACAGCCGTTTTTGACAAGCGCTATTATCGGAGCAACAACTATGGAACAATTAAAAGAAAACATCGACACAATTGATGTGGTTCTTTCTAAACAAATCTTAGCAGAAATTGATGCGGTTCAGGCTATAATTCCAGATCCTGCGCCTTAG
- a CDS encoding exodeoxyribonuclease III — MKIISYNVNGIRAAINKGFIEWLQQANPDVICLQEIKATQDQIPVDDITAAGYPFQYYYPATKKGYSGVAILSKTKPNNIVFGTGIHHMDFEGRNLRADFDDVSVMSLYLPSGTNIERLDHKFMFMDDFQTYVNELKLTIPNLIICGDYNICHEAIDIHDPVRNKTVSGFLPAERAWLDGFMKSGFIDSFRHFNKDPHHYSWWSYRAGARGNNKGWRIDYNLVSESLENRLKRAVILPDAVHSDHCPVLVEID; from the coding sequence ATGAAAATTATTTCTTATAATGTAAACGGAATTCGTGCTGCGATAAACAAGGGTTTTATTGAGTGGCTGCAACAAGCAAATCCTGATGTAATCTGTCTTCAGGAAATAAAAGCTACGCAGGATCAAATTCCAGTTGATGATATTACTGCTGCCGGTTATCCGTTTCAATATTACTATCCTGCTACTAAAAAAGGGTACAGCGGAGTAGCTATTTTGTCTAAAACAAAACCGAATAATATTGTTTTCGGAACGGGAATTCATCATATGGATTTTGAAGGAAGAAACCTTCGTGCTGATTTTGACGATGTTTCTGTAATGAGTTTATATCTTCCGTCAGGAACAAATATCGAAAGACTGGATCATAAATTTATGTTTATGGATGATTTTCAGACGTATGTAAATGAATTAAAATTGACGATTCCAAACCTGATTATTTGCGGCGACTATAATATCTGTCATGAAGCAATTGATATTCACGATCCAGTTCGTAATAAAACAGTTTCTGGATTCCTTCCTGCAGAGCGCGCTTGGTTAGACGGTTTTATGAAATCTGGTTTTATCGATAGTTTCCGTCATTTCAATAAAGATCCGCATCATTATTCGTGGTGGAGTTACCGCGCTGGGGCTAGAGGAAATAATAAAGGCTGGCGTATCGATTATAATCTGGTAAGCGAATCTTTAGAAAACCGATTAAAAAGAGCCGTTATACTTCCAGATGCAGTGCATTCTGATCATTGTCCGGTTTTAGTCGAAATTGATTAA
- a CDS encoding GNAT family N-acyltransferase, with protein sequence MGLVTAKEVAKAINVEKYGVFGTFSGWILMKVLKISTLNKIYDRNKHLEDLAFLNGILDEMEIKFEIPEEDLKRLPKDGAYITISNHPLGGIDGILLLKLMLEREPNFKIIANFLLHRIVPMKKYIMPVNPFENHKDAKSSVIGIKETLRHLSDGKPLGIFPAGEVSTYKDGKLVVDKPWEEGALKLIRKAKVPVVPIYFHAKNSKLFYWLSKIDDTLRTAKLPSELLTQKDRVIKVRIGKPISVNEQNEIESFEEYSEFLRKKTYMLANPFEKDHKLLDTASLKIPKAPKKIVTPVDESKMIDEVNALRNSDCRLLQSKNYEVFFARAKAVPNILHEIGRLREITFREVGEGTNESIDLDKFDQYYHHMFLWDDETKKIAGAYRMGLGSEIYPKFGIEGFYLNDLFRFEPELHDMMHKSIEMGRAFIVKEYQQKPMPLFLLWKGIIHTTLRYPEHKYLLGGVSISNQFSDFSKSLMIEFMKSNYYDPYIAQYIHPKKAYKVKLKDADKDFIFDEAESDLNKFDKIIDELEPGNLRLPVLIKKYIKQNARVVAFNVDPLFNNAIDGLMYIRIADIPESTMKPVIEEFQIELERKLSEKED encoded by the coding sequence ATGGGTTTAGTTACCGCGAAAGAAGTTGCAAAGGCAATAAATGTTGAAAAGTACGGAGTTTTCGGTACCTTTTCTGGCTGGATTCTTATGAAGGTTCTTAAGATCTCTACCCTTAATAAAATTTATGACCGTAATAAACATTTGGAAGACCTTGCGTTTTTAAATGGAATTTTGGACGAAATGGAAATTAAGTTCGAAATCCCGGAAGAAGATTTAAAACGTCTGCCAAAAGATGGTGCTTACATTACTATTTCAAACCATCCGCTTGGTGGGATTGATGGAATTTTATTATTGAAATTGATGCTTGAAAGAGAGCCAAATTTCAAAATCATTGCCAATTTCTTGTTACACAGAATTGTTCCGATGAAAAAATACATTATGCCGGTTAATCCTTTTGAAAACCACAAGGATGCTAAATCTAGTGTAATTGGTATTAAAGAAACTTTACGCCATTTAAGTGACGGAAAACCTTTAGGGATTTTTCCTGCCGGAGAAGTTTCTACTTATAAAGATGGAAAATTAGTTGTGGATAAACCTTGGGAAGAAGGCGCTCTGAAATTAATCAGAAAAGCCAAAGTTCCTGTGGTGCCAATTTATTTTCATGCCAAAAACAGTAAATTATTTTACTGGCTTTCTAAAATTGATGATACTTTGCGTACTGCAAAATTACCGTCTGAACTGCTAACGCAAAAAGATCGTGTGATTAAGGTTCGTATTGGTAAACCGATTTCTGTAAACGAACAAAACGAGATTGAGTCGTTTGAAGAATATTCAGAATTTTTAAGAAAGAAAACTTACATGCTGGCTAATCCTTTTGAAAAGGACCATAAATTACTGGATACAGCAAGTTTGAAAATTCCGAAAGCCCCTAAAAAAATCGTTACACCTGTCGACGAATCAAAAATGATCGACGAAGTGAATGCGTTGAGAAACAGCGATTGCCGATTATTACAAAGCAAAAACTACGAAGTGTTTTTTGCAAGAGCAAAAGCAGTTCCGAATATTCTGCATGAAATTGGCCGTTTACGCGAAATTACTTTCCGTGAAGTCGGTGAAGGAACAAATGAATCTATCGATTTAGATAAATTTGATCAATATTACCACCATATGTTTTTATGGGATGATGAAACCAAAAAAATTGCTGGTGCCTATAGAATGGGACTTGGTTCTGAAATTTATCCAAAATTTGGAATTGAAGGTTTCTACCTGAACGATCTTTTTAGATTTGAACCAGAATTGCACGATATGATGCACAAATCGATCGAGATGGGTCGTGCATTTATCGTAAAAGAATACCAGCAGAAACCAATGCCGTTATTCTTATTATGGAAAGGTATTATTCACACAACTTTACGTTATCCTGAACATAAATATTTATTGGGCGGTGTAAGTATCAGCAATCAATTCTCAGATTTCTCTAAATCGCTGATGATTGAGTTTATGAAATCGAACTACTACGATCCATATATTGCGCAGTATATTCACCCGAAAAAAGCGTATAAGGTTAAATTGAAAGATGCAGATAAAGATTTCATTTTCGATGAAGCAGAATCTGATTTAAATAAATTCGACAAAATAATAGACGAACTGGAACCAGGAAATTTACGTTTGCCGGTTTTAATTAAAAAATACATCAAGCAAAATGCAAGAGTAGTAGCTTTTAACGTTGATCCGCTTTTTAACAACGCTATTGACGGTTTAATGTACATCAGAATCGCCGATATTCCAGAAAGCACTATGAAACCTGTTATTGAAGAGTTTCAAATTGAATTAGAGCGTAAATTATCTGAGAAGGAAGATTAA
- a CDS encoding transglycosylase domain-containing protein: MNFPKQKIYKALKVLAVVVILLCIGLYYFRNSLLKQAIAKVTHKMAVEYNSNFSVKSASFDGLSTIKLTDVVLAPINADTLCKIKNVETSISLTSLLIGDVQIGTLKVDNGYIQLVKKGKKRNFDAFLKRDREETESNEKRKYGSFAYRIITKLLNLVPTDMDLKNFNFKIDDNGKQTSIAVNKLILSNKQLETNLHVQAKDFDQRWNIKGFADPRNKKADIRFFNLDTGAIRVPYLDQRYNLKASFDSIRLNVQNIDKNGSELHIDGYTSIANLKINHPKIASKDVVIKNARFDYRFLLGDSFISIDSSSTMQLNKIKVRPYISYDTEKDTVYTLKVDIPKMKAQDFIVSLPDGLFTHFQGMQATGNFDYKLDFKFNQNKPNTLVFDSKLNKEDLRITKYGEADLNKLNGEFVYRAIIQNVLQRPILVGNANPNYTPLDQISPYLRKSVLTTEDPSFFSHRGFINEAFKQSILKNIRTKKFSRGASTISMQLIKNVFLTREKTLSRKLEEILLVYILENNRIVSKERMLEVYFNIIEWGPNVYGIGEASHFYFQKSPADLNVDECLYLATIIPKPRKFMYQFNDQGNLKDYAIKNQKFLKNLMFRRGLLVPEDTLGQLPVYISGNARSLLRIKIPDSTAIKTDSLAVDDEFDL; encoded by the coding sequence ATGAATTTTCCAAAACAAAAAATATACAAGGCATTAAAAGTACTAGCCGTAGTAGTGATTTTGCTTTGCATCGGCTTGTATTATTTCCGAAATTCACTTTTAAAGCAGGCAATTGCAAAAGTTACCCATAAAATGGCTGTTGAATATAACAGTAATTTTTCTGTAAAATCGGCTTCGTTTGACGGGTTGTCTACCATAAAACTGACCGATGTGGTTTTGGCACCTATAAATGCCGACACTTTATGCAAAATTAAAAATGTTGAAACTAGCATTAGCTTAACCAGTTTATTAATTGGAGATGTTCAAATTGGGACTTTAAAAGTTGATAATGGTTATATTCAATTGGTAAAAAAGGGTAAAAAGCGAAATTTTGATGCTTTTTTAAAAAGAGACCGTGAAGAAACAGAATCAAACGAAAAGCGCAAATATGGTTCTTTTGCTTACAGAATTATTACCAAACTCTTGAATTTGGTTCCGACCGACATGGACTTGAAAAATTTCAATTTTAAAATCGATGACAACGGAAAACAAACTTCTATTGCGGTAAACAAATTAATCTTAAGCAATAAACAATTAGAAACCAATCTTCATGTTCAGGCGAAAGATTTTGATCAGCGCTGGAATATTAAAGGTTTTGCTGATCCGAGAAACAAAAAAGCTGATATTCGTTTCTTCAATTTAGATACTGGTGCAATTCGTGTTCCGTACTTAGATCAACGTTATAACTTAAAAGCAAGTTTTGATTCTATCCGTCTGAATGTCCAAAACATTGACAAAAACGGCAGTGAACTGCATATTGACGGCTACACTTCTATTGCCAATCTTAAAATCAATCATCCGAAAATTGCCAGTAAAGATGTGGTTATAAAAAATGCCCGTTTTGATTATCGCTTTTTATTGGGAGACAGTTTTATTTCTATTGACAGCTCTTCGACCATGCAGTTGAATAAAATAAAAGTACGTCCGTACATTTCTTATGATACCGAAAAAGATACGGTTTACACTTTAAAAGTTGATATTCCGAAAATGAAAGCGCAGGATTTTATCGTTTCGCTTCCCGATGGATTATTTACGCATTTTCAAGGCATGCAGGCGACTGGAAATTTCGATTATAAATTGGATTTTAAATTCAATCAAAACAAACCCAATACACTTGTTTTTGATAGTAAACTAAACAAAGAAGATTTAAGAATTACCAAATATGGCGAAGCCGATTTAAATAAATTAAACGGTGAATTTGTGTACCGTGCGATTATTCAGAATGTATTGCAGCGACCAATTTTGGTTGGAAATGCAAATCCGAATTACACACCTTTAGATCAGATTTCACCTTATTTAAGAAAGTCCGTTTTAACAACAGAAGATCCGTCGTTCTTCTCACATCGCGGTTTTATCAATGAAGCCTTCAAACAATCGATTCTAAAAAACATCAGAACCAAAAAATTCTCGCGTGGTGCCAGCACAATCAGCATGCAGTTGATAAAGAATGTGTTTTTGACTCGTGAGAAAACGCTTTCGCGAAAGCTTGAAGAAATCCTTTTAGTTTACATTTTAGAAAACAACCGAATTGTAAGCAAAGAAAGAATGCTGGAAGTTTATTTCAACATTATCGAATGGGGACCAAACGTATATGGAATTGGCGAAGCCAGTCATTTTTATTTCCAAAAAAGTCCTGCCGATTTAAATGTTGATGAATGTTTATATTTGGCAACAATTATTCCAAAGCCAAGAAAATTCATGTATCAATTTAACGATCAAGGCAATTTGAAAGATTACGCCATTAAAAACCAAAAATTCTTAAAGAATCTAATGTTCCGCCGCGGTCTATTAGTTCCAGAAGATACATTGGGACAATTACCAGTTTATATTTCTGGAAATGCACGATCTTTATTACGAATAAAAATTCCAGATTCTACAGCAATCAAAACAGATTCTTTGGCTGTTGATGATGAATTTGATTTATAA
- a CDS encoding OmpA family protein has product MIKKASIGLLVLALSTTSCVSKKIYNDLETKYSDLKKENRSIADENENLKKTKNQLELDRDKLTKDLATTKDDLAKQKADLVAEQKKYKVLQDSYNALEKNSNDALEKNMAKNRELLAQLEAKGKALADEQARLDKTANRLKELEDMIAAKEEAMRKLKETLSKALNGFEGKGLTVEQKNGKVYVSMENKLLFNSGSWAVGSEGRRAVVELGKVLGDNPDLSVLIEGHTDDDPYAGSGPIANNWDLSTKRATAIVNILSENTKINKQKLTAAGRSEFSPLASNATPEGKAKNRRIEIILTPRLDEIAEMLNSIN; this is encoded by the coding sequence ATGATTAAAAAAGCCTCCATCGGATTGCTAGTATTAGCCTTGTCCACAACGTCATGCGTTTCGAAGAAAATTTACAATGATCTTGAAACAAAGTATTCAGATTTAAAAAAAGAAAACCGTTCTATTGCGGATGAAAATGAGAATTTGAAGAAAACAAAAAATCAGTTAGAGCTGGATCGCGATAAATTGACTAAAGATCTTGCCACCACAAAAGACGACTTGGCAAAACAAAAAGCCGACCTTGTCGCTGAGCAGAAAAAATATAAAGTATTGCAGGATTCATACAATGCGTTAGAAAAAAACAGCAATGATGCATTGGAAAAAAACATGGCTAAAAACCGTGAATTACTGGCGCAGTTAGAAGCAAAAGGTAAAGCTCTTGCAGATGAACAAGCTCGTTTAGACAAAACTGCTAATCGTTTAAAAGAACTTGAAGATATGATTGCTGCTAAAGAAGAAGCAATGCGAAAATTAAAAGAAACTTTATCGAAAGCCCTAAACGGATTTGAAGGTAAAGGTTTAACGGTTGAACAAAAAAACGGAAAAGTTTATGTTTCTATGGAAAATAAACTGCTTTTCAACTCAGGAAGCTGGGCTGTTGGATCAGAAGGTAGAAGAGCTGTTGTAGAACTTGGAAAAGTTTTGGGCGATAATCCAGATCTTTCTGTTCTTATTGAAGGTCATACAGACGATGATCCCTACGCTGGTTCTGGACCAATTGCAAACAACTGGGATTTATCGACTAAAAGAGCAACTGCAATTGTGAATATTTTAAGCGAAAACACAAAAATCAATAAACAAAAACTAACAGCAGCGGGAAGAAGCGAATTTTCTCCTTTGGCAAGCAACGCCACTCCAGAAGGAAAAGCTAAAAACCGTAGAATCGAGATCATCTTGACACCAAGATTAGATGAAATCGCTGAAATGCTTAATAGTATTAACTAA
- the panC gene encoding pantoate--beta-alanine ligase produces the protein MFALNFNNTSMHIFYSKAALIAYLKTIKTANSTIGFVPTMGALHQGHLALMQRSLKENDDTVVSIFVNPTQFNNPEDLAKYPRTLEEDIKKMRTLSDKIILYAPSVEDIYEGNTISQTFDFDGLENQMEGKFRPGHFNGVGTIVKRLFEIVTPTNAYFGEKDFQQLQIVKKMVEKTNLPVNIVGCPIFREENQLAMSSRNERLTPQERKDASIIYKTLTEAKDIFQTHTAEETIEFVENSFKDNKEFQLEYFVIADESTLLPIDQKENDKKYRAFIAVFVNSIRLIDTISLN, from the coding sequence ATGTTTGCACTAAATTTTAATAATACTTCAATGCATATTTTCTACAGTAAAGCCGCTTTGATAGCCTATCTTAAAACTATCAAAACAGCAAATTCAACCATCGGATTTGTACCAACAATGGGCGCTTTACACCAAGGGCATTTGGCTTTAATGCAGCGTTCACTAAAGGAAAACGACGATACAGTAGTGAGCATTTTTGTCAATCCAACTCAATTCAACAATCCTGAAGATTTAGCAAAATACCCAAGAACTCTCGAAGAAGATATTAAGAAAATGCGTACATTAAGTGATAAAATCATTTTATACGCACCTTCTGTTGAAGATATTTATGAAGGAAACACCATTTCGCAGACTTTTGATTTTGACGGATTGGAAAATCAAATGGAAGGAAAATTCAGACCAGGTCATTTTAATGGAGTTGGAACAATTGTAAAAAGACTTTTCGAAATTGTAACGCCGACAAATGCTTACTTTGGAGAAAAAGATTTTCAGCAGCTTCAAATCGTCAAAAAAATGGTTGAAAAAACCAACTTACCTGTAAATATTGTTGGCTGTCCAATTTTTAGAGAAGAAAATCAGCTTGCAATGAGTTCTCGAAATGAGCGATTGACTCCGCAGGAAAGAAAAGATGCTTCCATTATTTACAAAACATTGACCGAAGCAAAAGACATTTTTCAAACTCATACTGCAGAAGAAACTATTGAATTTGTAGAAAATTCTTTCAAAGACAATAAAGAGTTTCAACTGGAATATTTTGTCATTGCTGACGAATCTACACTTTTACCTATCGATCAGAAAGAGAATGACAAAAAATATCGTGCATTTATAGCGGTATTTGTTAATTCTATAAGACTGATTGACACCATTTCATTAAATTAA
- the panD gene encoding aspartate 1-decarboxylase — MQIQVIKSKIHRVKVTGADLNYIGSITIDETLLEASNIIEGEKVSIVNINNGERFETYAIKGEKNSGEITLNGPAARKVQKDDIIIIISYATLDFEEAKTFKPWIIFPNENDNSLT; from the coding sequence ATGCAAATTCAAGTTATAAAATCAAAAATTCATCGCGTTAAAGTAACGGGTGCCGATTTAAATTATATTGGCAGCATTACTATTGATGAAACTCTACTAGAAGCTTCAAACATTATTGAAGGCGAAAAAGTATCTATTGTAAATATTAATAACGGTGAACGTTTTGAAACTTACGCTATTAAAGGAGAAAAAAATTCAGGTGAAATTACTTTGAATGGTCCTGCAGCAAGAAAAGTTCAAAAAGACGACATCATTATTATCATTTCTTATGCAACCTTAGATTTTGAAGAAGCGAAGACCTTCAAACCATGGATTATTTTCCCTAATGAAAATGATAATTCATTAACTTAA
- the radA gene encoding DNA repair protein RadA: MSKVKTSFFCQNCGTQYSKWQGQCNACKEWNTIAEEIIQKQEKVAWKSEPTPAGKAPRPLKINEIDSAQEVRMDTTDSELNRVLGGGLVPGSLTLLGGEPGIGKSTLLLQVSLKLPYKTLYVSGEESQKQIKMRAERITPNSDNCYILTETKTQNIFKQIETIQPEVVIIDSIQTLHTDYIESTAGSISQIRETTAELIKFAKESNIPVILIGHITKDGNIAGPKILEHMVDTVLQFEGDRNHVYRILRSLKNRFGSTAELGIYEMLGSGLREVSNPSEILISHKDEELSGTAIATTLEGMRPLMIEIQSLVSTAVYGTPQRSTTGYNAKRLNMILAVLEKRAGFRLGAKDVFLNVTGGISVDDPAIDLAVVAAILSSNEDIPVGKGFCFAGEVGLSGEIRPVNRVDQRIQEAEKLGFDTIFVSKYNKIALKNTGIKIELVAKIEDVASILFG, from the coding sequence ATGTCAAAAGTTAAAACTTCTTTTTTTTGTCAAAACTGCGGAACGCAATATTCCAAATGGCAGGGACAATGTAATGCCTGCAAAGAATGGAATACGATTGCCGAAGAAATTATTCAAAAACAGGAAAAAGTAGCCTGGAAAAGTGAACCAACTCCAGCTGGTAAAGCACCAAGACCTTTAAAAATAAACGAAATTGATTCTGCACAGGAAGTCCGAATGGACACAACCGACAGCGAATTAAATCGTGTTTTAGGCGGCGGACTTGTTCCGGGCTCATTAACTCTTTTGGGCGGAGAACCCGGCATTGGAAAAAGTACACTTTTGCTTCAGGTTTCACTAAAATTACCTTATAAAACTTTATACGTTTCTGGAGAAGAAAGTCAGAAACAAATAAAAATGCGTGCCGAAAGAATAACGCCAAATAGCGATAACTGCTATATTTTAACGGAAACCAAGACGCAGAATATCTTCAAACAAATTGAAACTATTCAACCCGAAGTTGTCATAATTGACTCGATTCAGACTTTACACACGGATTATATTGAATCGACTGCTGGAAGCATTTCTCAGATTCGAGAAACTACTGCTGAGCTAATCAAATTTGCTAAAGAAAGTAATATTCCCGTAATTTTAATTGGACATATTACGAAAGACGGAAATATTGCCGGCCCGAAAATCTTAGAACATATGGTTGATACCGTTTTGCAATTTGAAGGCGATCGAAATCATGTGTACCGAATTTTACGATCGTTAAAAAACCGTTTCGGATCTACTGCTGAGCTGGGAATTTACGAAATGCTTGGAAGCGGACTTAGGGAAGTAAGCAATCCTTCTGAAATTTTAATTTCGCACAAGGACGAAGAATTATCGGGAACTGCAATTGCCACAACTCTGGAAGGCATGCGCCCTTTAATGATCGAAATACAATCTTTGGTAAGTACGGCAGTTTATGGAACACCGCAGCGAAGCACAACAGGTTACAACGCCAAAAGGCTAAATATGATTTTGGCTGTTTTAGAAAAAAGAGCTGGATTCCGTTTAGGCGCAAAAGACGTTTTCTTAAATGTTACAGGCGGAATTTCTGTTGATGATCCCGCAATTGATTTGGCAGTTGTCGCAGCCATTTTATCTTCCAACGAAGATATTCCGGTTGGCAAAGGTTTTTGTTTTGCAGGCGAAGTTGGGCTTTCGGGCGAAATTCGTCCTGTAAACCGTGTAGACCAGCGCATTCAGGAAGCCGAAAAACTAGGATTTGATACTATTTTTGTTTCTAAATACAATAAAATTGCTTTAAAAAACACTGGAATTAAAATCGAACTGGTTGCTAAAATTGAAGATGTTGCAAGCATTCTTTTTGGTTGA